The nucleotide window ACAGGACATTTTTTAAATGTGTCATACATCATTTTTTTTAGAATTAAAATTAACTTACCTGGTCAATTCGGCTAGGCACTGCATGGTGCCCAATTTGTCATCCTCTTCACCGCTTGTGCAGCAGTCTATTCCAGTGCTCCAAGCAACCCTTAATCCTACCTGATCCAGGTTGGCCTGATCTAccctgttcagcaccatttgtgattccacagatactgaagcggtctatgtccaaatgcatcaagatctggacaatatccaggcttggattgACGAGTAGAAAGTAGCATtcttgccacacaagtgccaggcaatgaccatctccaacaagagagaacctaaccatcgccctttgacactcaatggcattaccatcactgaatcccccactgtcaacatcccgggggttaccgttgaccagaaactgaactggacccagccatgtaaatattgtggctacaaaagcagaatAGAGGCTAGAaaccctgtggcgagtaactcagcgCCTGACCTGACTACACCCCTCACCCTGAAAAGCCTACCCAACATcgacacaagtcaggtgtgtggtggaatactctccatttgcctggacgagtgcagctccaacaacactcaagaagctcaacaccatccagaccaaagcagcctgcttgattggcaccccacccacaaATACACACTGACAGCAGATATATTGTAGCAACTCCGCAGGCaaaaacttccaaacccacaactcctaccatttagaaagatgagggcagaaaatgcataggaacaccaccaccttcaagttcccctccaagccactcactatcttgacttggaaatatatcgctgtttcttcactggagctgggtcaaaatcccagaactccctccttaacagcactgtgggtgtacctacacctcagggactgcagtggttcaagaaggcagctcagcaccaccttcccaagggtagggatggccaataaatgctggcctagccagcgacacctacatcTCATGAACATTAAAATAGTGCCTGACCCGAAATCTGACAAAATCCAAAATCTAGCACAACCTCAGTCCCGAGCCTGCTGGTTTGAGAGTGTGTCTGCAGTACAGGAAGGTGAAGTTCAGgtagaagatcagctatgatcttatgaaTGAAGTGGtcttgaagggttgaatggcctaatccttctCCTAATTTGTGTTCTAATAAAAGGGGAAAGGAAATTTTTATGGTGTGGTTCCCAAAGAACTTCACaaacaatgaagtactttctgaGGACTTATGTAAATATATTTTACAACTTCATTGTGCATTGAGTTGATCTCTCTTTCCCAGATGGTGTTAACTGCTTTCCTTGCAGTTGTTAATGCAAAACAATATAGGGGATTACCTTCAGATTGTAGAGATGAAATTCCACTTCATTTGCTAAAGAAAAGGATCAGCGTTACACATCCTTCGAGTATTTTGAAAGAGCTGGGAAGACATAACCAAACGAAACATAACAGCTGTCCAGAATGGTCTCCTCAACTGCTGGCAAGTTCCCACATTGAGGATAGGTCATTCTCACCTTGGGGCTACAGGTAAGAAATCTGCTGGTAACAGCGATTTAGTATTGTGTTTTCTCTATGTGCAATTACCATGCCTCAAAAAGCATAATaagtccattgtttccagatccTAACATAAGCAggtaatctttgatttgatttattattgtcacatgtattactatcgtgaaaagtattgtttcttgtgcactatacagacaaagcataccattcatagagaaggaaatgagagagtgcagaatgtagtgttacagtcatagctagggtgtaaagaaagatcaacttagtgagagctaggtccattcaaaagtctgacagcagcagagaagaagctgtccttgagtcggttggtatgtgccctcaagacttttgtatctttttcccggcagaaggaggtggaagagagaatgcccagcgtgcgtagggtccttaattatgctggctgctttgccgaggcagtggcaagtgtagacagtctcaggctggttcgcgtgatggactggtcttcgttcacgaccttttgaagtttcttggacagagcaggagccatagcaagctgtgatacaaccagaaagaatgctttctatagtgcatctataaacgctgatgagagttgtagtggacataccaaatttccttagttttctgagaaagtacaggtgttggtgggctttcttaactatagcgtcagcatcgGGGGCGGAACCaacacaggttgttggtgatctgtgtGCAGCAGCATGTTAGACTAAACCGGAAGTTATAAATTAATACCTGTACGTGACCTGTTGCCTTTGCACCACCCTCTCCTCCTTAAACAACTTAGGACATCGTCATATACAATTCTATGATAAGGGGATATTAGGACAATAACCacgagcttggtcaaagagggaggttttaaaCAGCATCTTACAGGAGGTAAAAGAGAAGCAGAGAGTTTTATAAAAGGAAACCTACATCTTTAACCAAGTTTTGCCTTTATTTCTCCAATAGCATTTTGGAGAACAACAAGAACATTAAAGTTAGAGCCAGGCTCGAAATTATCTTGGGACTTTTTTTATGTTAACAGAATTATGCATTTGCATTTTAGCTAAAATGTATTAGCTTCAGGGTGGAAACATACCAGAAATTCAGACATCGAAGTCAGTGTTGTCAGTTTATATCTTGAAGGATTTCCAGTATATTTAAATTAATAGTCAGTGTGCTTTAATTAATAAAAAACATAggaacaaaaagaggccattcagcccttcagtgCTGTTATATCCTTCATTCAGTTAGATCAAGGCTGACCTGTATCTTAACTCTTATCTAGACTGCTTTAACAtccttgcccaacaagaatcttttaatctcagttctgaaattttaaattagctcccagcctctacagctttttggggggagggttttccagattcccactcccctttgtgtgatgaagtgcttcctgacattgcCCCTGAACAGCCTGGCTTGAACTTTAACATTCttgttgttctggactccccaccagcaGAAAGAGTTTCCTGTCCTGAATCAATTTACCATGTTAAACATCTCAAGTAAATTACTACTTCCAAACCCAAGGTGATACAGGTAGCCGACGCAACCTGTCCCCATAACTTAACCCTTTCATTTGAGTGAATCTGTACTGCCCCACTTCTTCCTGagctgtggtgcccagaactaatTACAGTTACTCTCGGTGGGGTCTAACCAAGACTCTCTCAgcctttttgtttcaaatttaaaTACTTTACGCCAGAAAATTTTGCAGAGGTGTCTCTGTCTGTGGGGAAGGTTACAGAATGCATATAGCTCATGAACTGAAATTAAAATATTTACACTTTAACAAGTTCTGTCTTCCACTGGTTTAGGATTAATGAAGATCCTAAACGGATCCCTGAATCGATCCCCGAAGCAGTTTGTCTCTGTCACGGCTGCATCAGCTTTAGTAAAATGAAACATACGCTGGATTATGCTTCAGTGCCTGTTACAACAACCATGCAGGTGTATTATCGCACATCCTGTGGAGGACACAAGTTCCGGTATGAAACAAAATGGATTGACATTGCTGTTGCTTGTACGTGCATCTCTCCAAAGATGAGCTAaccaatataaaggcaaaatactgcggatgctggaatctgaaataaaaacagaaaatgctggagaaactcagcaggtctgacagcatctgtggagagagaatagagccaacatttcgagtctggatgattcttagtcagctgacgaagggtcaagcagactcgaaacattggctctattctctctccacggatgctgtcagacctgccgagtttctcCAGCAGTTTGTTTTTGTCTGGGTTAACTaatccattgtccacagcaaatgtATCTTACTGTAATTGTACCTGTATTTGACAGAATAATTGTATTGCACCAAAATCCTCTGAACTGTGTTGCAATTTTCCACTGTTCTGAATTGGGCTGTCCTTCAGGGACAGACTTGCAAATTCCTCTATAGTAACTGGTCATTTTATAAAGATCTGTATTTTTTGGAGAAACAGTGTACTTTTCATATTTTTGTTTTGGTTCCAAAGGAAAGTCCTAGAAGTGTTtttaccctccctcactcag belongs to Mustelus asterias chromosome 7, sMusAst1.hap1.1, whole genome shotgun sequence and includes:
- the LOC144496173 gene encoding interleukin-17D-like — its product is MCSQALMVLTAFLAVVNAKQYRGLPSDCRDEIPLHLLKKRISVTHPSSILKELGRHNQTKHNSCPEWSPQLLASSHIEDRSFSPWGYRINEDPKRIPESIPEAVCLCHGCISFSKMKHTLDYASVPVTTTMQVYYRTSCGGHKFRYETKWIDIAVACTCISPKMS